The following proteins come from a genomic window of Crassostrea angulata isolate pt1a10 chromosome 1, ASM2561291v2, whole genome shotgun sequence:
- the LOC128159666 gene encoding ribonuclease kappa-like — MVKCPICGPKLSICCSILSIWGIVMLGLLGVFYKIHSVALFEDIPLSAEEWAKGNYSMTEIHEKFDQTAYNCFIAAGIYILFFFFSCCQQRMNSKASYEMS, encoded by the exons ATGGTTAAATGTCCAATTTGTGGTCCAAAACTTTCAATATGTTGCTCTATATTGAGCATCTGGGGTATTGTCATGTTG GGACTGTTGGGGGTTTTCTACAAAATTCACAGTGTGGCTCTCTTTGAAGACATTCCCCTTTCAGCAGAAGAATGGGCTAAAGGGAATTACTCCATGACAGAAATCCACGAAAAATTTGACCAAACAGCCTACAACTGTTTTATTGCTGCAGGGATTTACATCTTGTTCTTCTTTTTTTCCTGCTGTCAACAGAGAATGAACTCAAAAGCCAGCTATGAAATGTCTTAA
- the LOC128159182 gene encoding GPI mannosyltransferase 2-like isoform X1, translated as MAVADGLERKLLLFAVLSRCVLIVLQIIFNNLIPDHDADVFNPPTKVDSSHPNGALDYVVETTLCGLNRWDAIYFIHIAEHGYIYQNSLAFFPLFPFLVKLIANTFCYILQFVLIYRNVILVSAVICNVTFFALSVILLFRLGRNVLDNCYTAYKACLLFCINPASIFMVASYSETLYFFCVVYGLYYLESSRKMLTVFMFALSSLARSNGLLNIGFILYDSFTFLGMTLRSFFSGISITKMKTKMLAFRIFTFFNIMLAQLTYLFISVVLFLVPFILYQIYYVNEIFCKIDTSTLSAIPDYLVTYGLNRGYHIIGDSIPPWCNLTIPLSYSYIQSSHWGVGFMKYYELKQIPNFLLAVPVTVLSVGCMWCYFKWNRRTCLTLGMESDITAIKKNDGERRCLWNNPRLLPYVVHILMLTLFGWMFIHIQVLTRMLFSSSPILNWFAAYCTTDETKTQVTIRNEYDVIRPREDICKVENEENLRHSLKNILTDQIVNFSTQSFVSKLILCYFLFYFTVGTFMFCNFLPWT; from the exons ATCATTTTTAATAATCTTATTCCTGACCATGATGCTGATGTATTCAATCCCCCCACAAAAGTGGATTCATCTCATCCAAATGGAGCTCTTGACTATGTTGTAGAAACTACGCTTTGTGGACTTAATCGTTGGGATGCTATTTATTTCATTCACATTGCAGAGCATGGATACATCTATCAAAACAGTCTAGCCTTTTTCCCTTTGTTTCCATTTCTTGTCAAACTCATtgcaaacacattttgttatattctacaatttgttttgatttatagaaatgtaataCTTGTATCAGCTGTTATTTGCAATGTGACATTCTTTGCATTATCTGTGATATTGTTATTTAGACTTGGTAGAAATGTTTTGGATAATTGTTACACTGCATATAAAGCTTGTCTCCTTTTTTGTATAAATCCTGCAAGTATTTTTATGGTAGCATCTTACTCAGaaactttgtattttttctgtgtAGTGTATGGGCTCTATTATTTAGAAAGCAGTAGAAAGATGCTAACAGTGTTCATGTTTGCATTAAGCTCACTAGCAAGATCTAATGGATTGCTTAATATTGgatttatattatatgataGTTTTACATTCTTGGGAATGACTTTAAGAAGCTTCTTCTCTGGTATTTCAAtcacaaaaatgaaaacaaaaatgttggCATTTAGAATTTTTACATTCTTTAATATTATGTTAGCTCAGTTAACTTACTTATTCATATCAGTAGTTTTGTTCTTAGTGCCATTTATCCTGTATCAAATCTATTAtgtgaatgaaatattttgtaaaattgacaCAAGCACTCTCTCTGCAATTCCAGATTATTTAGTGACCTATGGACTAAATAGAGGTTATCATATTATTGGTGACAGTATACCACCTTGGTGTAATCTAACCATCCCTCTGTCGTACAGTTATATACAGAGTTCTCATTGGGGAGTAGGATTCATGAAATATTATGAGCTCAAACAAATTCCCAACTTCCTTCTGGCAGTGCCAGTGACAGTGCTGAGTGTGGGTTGTATGTGGTGCTATTTCAAGTGGAACCGAAGGACATGTTTGACACTGGGAATGGAGTCTGATATAACAGCAATCAAGAAAAATGATGGAGAGAGAAGGTGTTTGTGGAACAATCCCAGACTTCTTCCATATGTTGTGCATATTCTGATGCTGACACTCTTTGGATGGATGTTCATTCACATACAG GTACTGACAAGAATGCTGTTTTCCTCCTCACCCATACTCAACTGGTTTGCTGCCTACTGCACCACAGATGAAACAAAAACACAAGTTACCATAAGAAACGAATATGATGTTATCAGACCAAGAGAGGACATTTGCAAGGTGGAAAATGAGGAGAACCTTCGACATTCTCTGAAAAACATTCTTACAGACCAGATCGTAAATTTCAGCACACAAAGCTTTGTTTCTAAACTAATTTtgtgttatttcttattttattttactgttggtacatttatgttttgtaattttctgcCATGGACAtag
- the LOC128159182 gene encoding GPI mannosyltransferase 2-like isoform X2, whose product MVHLETLKIIFNNLIPDHDADVFNPPTKVDSSHPNGALDYVVETTLCGLNRWDAIYFIHIAEHGYIYQNSLAFFPLFPFLVKLIANTFCYILQFVLIYRNVILVSAVICNVTFFALSVILLFRLGRNVLDNCYTAYKACLLFCINPASIFMVASYSETLYFFCVVYGLYYLESSRKMLTVFMFALSSLARSNGLLNIGFILYDSFTFLGMTLRSFFSGISITKMKTKMLAFRIFTFFNIMLAQLTYLFISVVLFLVPFILYQIYYVNEIFCKIDTSTLSAIPDYLVTYGLNRGYHIIGDSIPPWCNLTIPLSYSYIQSSHWGVGFMKYYELKQIPNFLLAVPVTVLSVGCMWCYFKWNRRTCLTLGMESDITAIKKNDGERRCLWNNPRLLPYVVHILMLTLFGWMFIHIQVLTRMLFSSSPILNWFAAYCTTDETKTQVTIRNEYDVIRPREDICKVENEENLRHSLKNILTDQIVNFSTQSFVSKLILCYFLFYFTVGTFMFCNFLPWT is encoded by the exons ATCATTTTTAATAATCTTATTCCTGACCATGATGCTGATGTATTCAATCCCCCCACAAAAGTGGATTCATCTCATCCAAATGGAGCTCTTGACTATGTTGTAGAAACTACGCTTTGTGGACTTAATCGTTGGGATGCTATTTATTTCATTCACATTGCAGAGCATGGATACATCTATCAAAACAGTCTAGCCTTTTTCCCTTTGTTTCCATTTCTTGTCAAACTCATtgcaaacacattttgttatattctacaatttgttttgatttatagaaatgtaataCTTGTATCAGCTGTTATTTGCAATGTGACATTCTTTGCATTATCTGTGATATTGTTATTTAGACTTGGTAGAAATGTTTTGGATAATTGTTACACTGCATATAAAGCTTGTCTCCTTTTTTGTATAAATCCTGCAAGTATTTTTATGGTAGCATCTTACTCAGaaactttgtattttttctgtgtAGTGTATGGGCTCTATTATTTAGAAAGCAGTAGAAAGATGCTAACAGTGTTCATGTTTGCATTAAGCTCACTAGCAAGATCTAATGGATTGCTTAATATTGgatttatattatatgataGTTTTACATTCTTGGGAATGACTTTAAGAAGCTTCTTCTCTGGTATTTCAAtcacaaaaatgaaaacaaaaatgttggCATTTAGAATTTTTACATTCTTTAATATTATGTTAGCTCAGTTAACTTACTTATTCATATCAGTAGTTTTGTTCTTAGTGCCATTTATCCTGTATCAAATCTATTAtgtgaatgaaatattttgtaaaattgacaCAAGCACTCTCTCTGCAATTCCAGATTATTTAGTGACCTATGGACTAAATAGAGGTTATCATATTATTGGTGACAGTATACCACCTTGGTGTAATCTAACCATCCCTCTGTCGTACAGTTATATACAGAGTTCTCATTGGGGAGTAGGATTCATGAAATATTATGAGCTCAAACAAATTCCCAACTTCCTTCTGGCAGTGCCAGTGACAGTGCTGAGTGTGGGTTGTATGTGGTGCTATTTCAAGTGGAACCGAAGGACATGTTTGACACTGGGAATGGAGTCTGATATAACAGCAATCAAGAAAAATGATGGAGAGAGAAGGTGTTTGTGGAACAATCCCAGACTTCTTCCATATGTTGTGCATATTCTGATGCTGACACTCTTTGGATGGATGTTCATTCACATACAG GTACTGACAAGAATGCTGTTTTCCTCCTCACCCATACTCAACTGGTTTGCTGCCTACTGCACCACAGATGAAACAAAAACACAAGTTACCATAAGAAACGAATATGATGTTATCAGACCAAGAGAGGACATTTGCAAGGTGGAAAATGAGGAGAACCTTCGACATTCTCTGAAAAACATTCTTACAGACCAGATCGTAAATTTCAGCACACAAAGCTTTGTTTCTAAACTAATTTtgtgttatttcttattttattttactgttggtacatttatgttttgtaattttctgcCATGGACAtag